A genomic window from Pyxicephalus adspersus chromosome 2, UCB_Pads_2.0, whole genome shotgun sequence includes:
- the RPL18A gene encoding large ribosomal subunit protein eL20, with product MKASGTLREYKVIGRSLPTVKAPTPPLYRMRIFAPNHVVAKSRFWYFVSQLKKMKKASGEIVYCGQVFEKSPLKVKNFGIWLRYDSRSGTHNMYREYRDLTTAAAVTQCYRDMGARHRARAHAIQIMKVEVIPANKCRRPAIKQFHDSKIKFPLPHRVLRRQHKPRFTTKRPNTFF from the exons ATGAAGGCGTCCGGCACT CTAAGGGAGTACAAAGTCATCGGGCGCAGTCTGCCTACTGTTAAGGCACCTACCCCACCTCTCTATCGTATGCGAATCTTCGCACCCAACCATGTTGTTGCAAAGTCTCGTTTTTGGTACTTTGTCTCTCAACTGAAAAAGATGAAGAAAGCATCTGGAGAGATTGTGTACTGTGGACAA GTTTTTGAGAAGTCTCCACTGAAGGTGAAGAACTTCGGCATCTGGCTGCGCTATGACTCCCGTAGTGGAACCCACAATATGTACAGAGAGTACAGAGACCTGACTACAGCTGCTGCTGTGACACAATGCT ATCGTGACATGGGTGCACGCCATCGTGCTCGTGCCCACGCCATTCAGATCATGAAGGTTGAGGTGATTCCTGCCAACAAGTGTCGCAGACCTGCCATCAAGCAGTTCCAC GATTCCAAGATCAAGTTCCCTCTGCCACACAGGGTTCTGCGTCGCCAGCACAAGCCCCGCTTCACCACCAAGAGACCAAACACCTTTTTCTAA